The following coding sequences are from one Longimicrobiales bacterium window:
- a CDS encoding ATP-dependent Clp protease ATP-binding subunit: MNYNFTDRVRKVLAMAREEAIRLQHDYVGTEHILLGLIREGEGVAAAVLTNLNVDLDQIHESVDASVRKGKATIALGELPYTSRAKKVLEFAMAEARDFNHSYVGTEHLLLGLLREEKGIAAQVLNSLGVTLEEARGETLKVLGSDVSPSEPAGIGGGTPGTPSAKQGEKKSKTPALDHFCRDLTELAKQGKLDPTIGRTDEIERVVEILCRRKKNNPVLIGEPGVGKTALVEGLAQQIARGDITEALRGYRVLALDMAAVIAGTKYRGQFEERLKAVMTEIHQAKTVILFIDEMHTLVGAGAAEGAIDASNMLKPALARGELQCIGASTLNEYRKYIEKDGALERRFQPVIVDPPAVDETVEILKGLRGHYEEHHRIIIPDEALEQAAKLADRYITDRFLPDKAIDVIDEAGARARIASQVPPLEVEELKEQLVEIAKRKEDAIGNQDFERAAELRDEEREFSQAIREKQDTWEEERKQHRPEITEEEIGFIVSRWTGIPVMRIQQTESDRLVHMEEEIHKRIVGQEDAIGAISRAIRRSRAGLKDPKRPIGSFIFSGPTGVGKTELARALAEFLFDDRDALIRVDMSEYMEKFSVSRLIGAPPGYVGYEDSGALTKAVRRRPYSVVLLDEIEKAHPDVFNVLLQVLDEGHLTDNYGRVIDFKNTVLIMTSNLGARDISKGGLGFQSADPKTSYEIMKDKVRQEIERAFNPEFLNRVDDTIVFHPLTKTEISEIVHILLADVRTRLAEEDITISLTDSAIQFLVDEGYDQKFGARPLRRAIQRFLEDPLSEMILQREFSNGDEIEVDANENGDGLNLRAESATKT, translated from the coding sequence ATGAACTACAACTTCACCGACCGCGTGCGAAAAGTTCTGGCGATGGCCCGCGAAGAGGCTATTCGCCTACAGCACGACTATGTCGGAACCGAGCACATTCTCCTGGGCCTCATCCGTGAGGGTGAGGGCGTTGCCGCGGCTGTTCTCACGAACCTGAACGTGGATCTGGATCAGATTCACGAGAGCGTGGACGCCTCCGTCCGAAAGGGAAAGGCGACCATCGCGCTCGGCGAACTGCCGTATACGTCGCGGGCTAAGAAGGTCCTCGAGTTCGCGATGGCGGAAGCTAGAGATTTCAATCACTCGTATGTGGGCACGGAGCACCTTCTGCTCGGCCTTCTGCGGGAAGAGAAGGGCATTGCGGCCCAGGTGCTCAACTCGCTTGGCGTCACTCTGGAAGAGGCACGGGGCGAGACCCTCAAGGTGCTCGGGTCCGACGTGTCACCGTCTGAGCCTGCTGGCATTGGCGGCGGGACTCCGGGAACGCCATCGGCCAAGCAAGGCGAGAAGAAGTCGAAGACGCCTGCTCTCGATCATTTCTGCCGCGACCTCACCGAGCTCGCCAAGCAGGGAAAACTCGATCCGACGATTGGTCGGACCGATGAGATCGAACGAGTCGTGGAGATCCTGTGCCGTAGGAAGAAGAACAACCCGGTCCTTATCGGAGAACCCGGTGTCGGTAAGACCGCGCTCGTAGAAGGATTGGCACAGCAGATTGCGCGCGGAGACATTACTGAGGCGCTGCGTGGGTATCGTGTGCTCGCCTTGGACATGGCGGCTGTCATCGCGGGTACGAAGTACCGCGGGCAGTTCGAGGAACGACTCAAAGCGGTCATGACCGAGATCCACCAGGCTAAAACTGTCATCCTGTTCATCGATGAGATGCACACGCTGGTGGGCGCTGGTGCGGCCGAGGGGGCGATTGACGCCTCGAATATGCTCAAGCCAGCTCTAGCGCGTGGGGAGCTGCAGTGCATTGGGGCATCGACGCTAAACGAGTACCGCAAATACATTGAAAAGGACGGCGCGCTCGAACGGCGCTTCCAGCCGGTGATTGTAGATCCGCCCGCCGTTGATGAAACCGTTGAGATCCTCAAGGGGCTCCGAGGCCATTACGAGGAACACCACCGGATCATCATCCCGGACGAGGCGCTCGAACAGGCTGCCAAGCTCGCCGACCGTTACATCACCGACCGTTTCCTTCCCGACAAAGCCATCGACGTCATCGACGAGGCTGGCGCGCGGGCACGCATTGCGAGCCAGGTGCCGCCTCTTGAAGTCGAAGAGCTCAAGGAACAGCTCGTTGAGATTGCGAAGCGGAAGGAAGACGCGATTGGCAATCAGGATTTCGAGCGAGCTGCTGAGTTGCGGGACGAAGAACGTGAGTTCAGCCAGGCGATCCGTGAGAAGCAGGACACGTGGGAAGAAGAGCGGAAGCAGCATCGTCCTGAGATCACCGAAGAAGAGATCGGGTTCATCGTTAGCCGGTGGACGGGCATTCCGGTCATGCGCATCCAGCAGACCGAGTCGGACCGACTCGTGCACATGGAAGAGGAGATCCACAAGCGGATCGTAGGCCAGGAGGACGCGATTGGCGCGATCAGTCGTGCGATCCGTCGCAGCCGAGCCGGACTCAAGGATCCAAAGCGTCCCATCGGGTCGTTCATCTTCTCCGGGCCGACCGGTGTCGGTAAGACCGAGCTGGCGCGTGCGTTGGCCGAGTTCCTTTTTGACGATCGTGATGCGCTCATCCGTGTGGATATGAGCGAGTACATGGAGAAATTCTCCGTGTCTCGCTTGATCGGTGCCCCTCCGGGATACGTGGGGTATGAAGATTCCGGTGCGCTGACGAAGGCTGTACGGCGTCGCCCGTACTCAGTCGTCCTCTTAGACGAGATCGAGAAGGCGCACCCGGATGTCTTCAACGTATTGTTGCAGGTTTTGGATGAAGGTCACCTGACGGACAACTACGGCAGGGTGATCGACTTTAAGAACACCGTGCTCATCATGACGTCCAACTTGGGCGCGCGGGATATTTCGAAAGGCGGCCTCGGCTTCCAGTCCGCGGACCCGAAGACCAGTTACGAGATCATGAAGGACAAGGTGCGGCAGGAGATCGAGCGTGCGTTCAACCCGGAGTTCTTGAACCGGGTAGACGACACGATCGTCTTCCACCCGCTGACCAAGACCGAGATTTCTGAGATCGTACACATCCTTCTTGCCGACGTGCGGACTCGCTTGGCTGAAGAGGATATTACGATTTCGCTGACCGACTCGGCGATCCAGTTCCTCGTCGATGAGGGGTACGACCAAAAGTTCGGCGCGCGGCCGCTTCGGAGAGCCATACAACGGTTCTTGGAGGATCCGCTATCTGAAATGATCCTGCAGCGCGAGTTCAGCAATGGAGATGAGATCGAAGTGGATGCGAACGAGAATGGCGACGGCTTGAACCTCCGAGCGGAATCGGCGACGAAGACGTGA
- a CDS encoding protein arginine kinase, producing MSDFSTIPDYGLSWLEASGDHADIVLSTRVRLARNLQGHAFGPRARINDREAVLKRFKSAVEGTEGFATGSLLEMPDVATRTREILLERRLVTRDLLGEVGTTPALGTAVHLSSRDPVSVMVNEEDHLRVQSLLSGLRIEEAWRLVDRLDEELGRDLPYAYHNEFGFLTSCPTNVGSGLRASVFMHLPGLVLTKEIGKVLQGLSQVGLTFRGLYGEGSEVVGNFFQVSNQTTLGKTEEDLVDHLDKVARQVIQYELQARQVLLRDARGVTEDKIWRAYGLLRYARSLPFEELMNLLSGVRLGLSLKLLPGLRVYTLNKMMIFTQPAHLEQAAGYDLSAPESDAQRATYVRRILATEGEIESDEDQSDETTPSTDPDGR from the coding sequence ATGAGCGACTTCTCGACAATTCCGGACTACGGATTGAGTTGGCTTGAGGCCAGTGGTGACCATGCGGACATCGTCCTGTCCACGCGCGTGCGTCTTGCCCGAAATCTCCAGGGCCATGCGTTCGGGCCGCGAGCTAGGATCAATGATCGTGAGGCTGTGCTCAAACGGTTCAAGTCGGCAGTAGAGGGCACCGAGGGCTTCGCCACCGGCTCCTTGCTTGAGATGCCGGACGTCGCCACCCGCACTCGGGAGATCCTCCTAGAGCGAAGATTGGTGACCCGTGATCTGCTCGGTGAAGTGGGGACGACGCCCGCTCTCGGCACTGCAGTGCATCTGTCGAGCCGAGATCCTGTAAGTGTGATGGTCAATGAGGAAGACCACCTCCGCGTGCAGAGCCTCCTGTCGGGGCTCCGCATCGAGGAGGCGTGGAGACTCGTCGATCGGCTGGACGAGGAGTTGGGCCGTGACTTGCCTTATGCATACCACAACGAGTTCGGATTTCTGACGAGCTGTCCCACCAACGTTGGATCCGGATTGCGGGCGAGTGTGTTCATGCACCTGCCCGGACTGGTCCTTACCAAAGAGATCGGGAAGGTCCTCCAGGGCCTCAGTCAGGTCGGATTGACGTTCAGAGGGCTCTACGGTGAGGGGTCCGAAGTCGTCGGAAACTTCTTTCAAGTGTCCAATCAAACGACACTAGGAAAGACAGAGGAAGACTTGGTCGATCATCTGGACAAGGTGGCACGACAGGTCATCCAGTATGAGCTACAGGCACGGCAGGTGCTACTTCGCGATGCGCGCGGAGTCACGGAGGACAAGATATGGCGAGCGTACGGTCTGCTCCGCTACGCGAGGTCGCTACCTTTCGAGGAGTTGATGAATCTCCTCTCGGGCGTGCGCCTGGGATTGAGCCTGAAACTACTCCCTGGACTCCGTGTATACACGCTGAACAAAATGATGATATTCACGCAGCCTGCTCACCTTGAGCAGGCCGCGGGTTACGACCTTTCCGCGCCGGAAAGCGACGCGCAGCGCGCGACGTACGTAAGGCGTATCCTTGCTACAGAAGGGGAGATCGAATCGGACGAAGATCAGTCCGACGAAACGACCCCTTCGACCGATCCTGACGGACGATGA
- a CDS encoding UvrB/UvrC motif-containing protein gives MSNHICEKCGSNEAVMRLTQIVNNEMSTYHLCETCAAEKGVETAPEAANFPLTDFLAQMGDERGESDTTPNLECSFCGLSFKAFRETGRLGCPHCYETFESHLRRLLRRIHGGVKHVGKVYLPPDPTASEMGKRLEGLRRRLHRAVDSEDFERAAELRDQIRSLEPV, from the coding sequence ATGTCCAATCACATCTGCGAAAAATGTGGCTCGAACGAAGCGGTCATGCGGCTGACGCAGATCGTGAATAACGAAATGTCGACCTACCACCTCTGCGAGACTTGCGCAGCGGAGAAGGGCGTCGAGACCGCGCCGGAGGCGGCCAATTTCCCGTTGACGGATTTTCTCGCCCAGATGGGCGATGAGCGCGGCGAAAGCGACACCACTCCAAATCTCGAGTGTTCGTTCTGCGGTCTATCGTTCAAGGCCTTCCGCGAAACGGGTCGGCTCGGTTGCCCGCACTGCTACGAGACGTTCGAGAGCCACCTCCGCCGCCTGCTGCGACGCATTCACGGCGGGGTCAAGCATGTGGGGAAGGTCTATCTTCCGCCCGACCCGACGGCTTCTGAGATGGGAAAGAGGCTGGAGGGACTTCGGCGCAGGCTACACCGAGCGGTCGATTCCGAAGATTTTGAGCGGGCAGCCGAACTGAGAGACCAGATCCGGTCGTTGGAGCCGGTGTAA
- a CDS encoding ABC transporter ATP-binding protein has translation MTDVTNHAPLTAEGVSKAFRAGDGTDLHILKEIDFTLASSEAVAIVGASGAGKSTLLHLLGALDRPSAGAVLLGGRDVANLSDEDLADVRNRHVGFVFQFHHLLGEFSALENVMMPALISGVDMSTARDRARGLLMDVGVDHREGHKPRQLSGGEQQRVAVARALVNEPLVLLADEPSGNLDSETSGRLHDLLFDLKEKRGLSMVIVTHNQDLAARADRELVLESGGLQPATRV, from the coding sequence ATGACTGACGTCACCAACCATGCCCCGTTGACGGCCGAGGGGGTCAGTAAGGCCTTTCGTGCCGGAGATGGCACGGATCTCCACATCCTGAAGGAGATCGACTTCACGCTCGCCTCCAGCGAAGCGGTAGCCATCGTGGGCGCGAGTGGAGCCGGGAAATCGACTCTGTTGCATCTGCTCGGAGCCTTGGATCGGCCTTCGGCCGGTGCGGTGCTGCTCGGTGGACGAGATGTGGCGAACCTCTCGGACGAAGACTTGGCGGACGTCCGTAACCGTCATGTCGGGTTCGTCTTTCAGTTCCATCACCTCCTCGGAGAATTCAGCGCGCTCGAGAACGTGATGATGCCGGCCCTGATCAGTGGTGTGGATATGTCGACCGCTCGAGATCGTGCGCGCGGACTGTTGATGGATGTAGGCGTCGATCACCGAGAGGGGCACAAGCCACGACAGCTTTCCGGGGGGGAGCAACAGCGCGTTGCAGTGGCGAGGGCGCTGGTGAACGAACCTCTTGTACTGTTGGCGGATGAGCCGTCCGGAAACTTGGACAGCGAGACCAGCGGGAGACTTCACGACCTGCTGTTCGATCTGAAGGAGAAGCGAGGCCTGTCTATGGTCATTGTGACGCACAACCAGGACCTCGCCGCTCGTGCGGACCGTGAGCTCGTTCTCGAATCGGGTGGGCTCCAACCCGCGACTCGGGTGTAG
- a CDS encoding ABC transporter permease encodes MTGSPRSKGRGQLYWFIARHYLGAGRGRGLLSLITWIALGGVTVGVTALVIVIAVMTGMQEDLQGKILESTAHVRILEAGTSLRLNNWEQVVEDVLEVEGVVGAAPWVLSSVSVVRSGTESFYPQSASLFGVQLDTTQTPPTDMERRIMEGAASLESVDSDLPPLLMGRLLADRMQLFVGDTVVVASFENLSANVMGGLAPTLRRFQVTGTFETGMYDYDLQNVYTTLAHAQELVGIDDPSVAGGIGVRTVDPSRATEIAGAIQDRLGFPYYVESWEVTNRALFSALKLEKIAMGLILFLIVLVAAFNIVSTLVMVVADRTREIGILKAMGMTRAGILRVFVLQGAWIGVMGTALGTVLGVALALILGRYELIKIPPDVYFVDHLPVSLQLDDVGKIVVASIVVAFLATIYPAIQASRLEPVDAIRHD; translated from the coding sequence GTGACGGGATCCCCGCGCTCGAAGGGACGCGGACAGTTGTATTGGTTCATCGCGCGTCACTACCTGGGAGCGGGACGTGGTCGTGGGCTCCTGTCGCTAATCACCTGGATCGCGTTGGGTGGAGTGACCGTCGGAGTGACGGCTCTGGTGATCGTGATCGCGGTCATGACCGGAATGCAGGAGGACCTGCAGGGGAAGATTCTCGAGTCGACAGCGCACGTCCGGATCCTTGAAGCGGGGACCAGTCTCCGCTTGAACAACTGGGAACAGGTCGTCGAGGACGTGCTCGAGGTGGAGGGTGTGGTTGGCGCGGCTCCTTGGGTCCTTTCCAGCGTGTCGGTCGTGCGTTCTGGTACCGAGTCGTTCTATCCGCAGTCCGCGAGTCTCTTCGGTGTCCAGCTCGACACCACCCAGACCCCGCCCACTGACATGGAGCGTCGCATTATGGAAGGTGCGGCGAGTCTCGAAAGCGTGGACTCCGACCTTCCTCCGCTTCTCATGGGGAGACTCCTGGCGGACCGAATGCAGCTCTTCGTCGGTGACACTGTGGTCGTGGCATCTTTCGAGAATCTGAGTGCCAACGTGATGGGCGGACTCGCGCCCACGCTGCGCCGTTTTCAGGTGACGGGCACGTTCGAGACCGGGATGTACGACTACGACCTGCAGAACGTCTACACGACTTTGGCCCACGCCCAAGAGCTCGTGGGAATCGACGATCCGTCTGTCGCCGGAGGAATCGGGGTTCGCACAGTCGACCCGTCCCGGGCGACTGAGATTGCCGGAGCGATTCAGGACCGACTCGGCTTCCCTTACTACGTGGAGTCTTGGGAGGTCACCAATCGTGCCCTCTTCAGCGCCCTAAAGCTTGAAAAGATCGCTATGGGGCTGATTCTTTTCCTGATCGTGCTCGTTGCCGCGTTCAACATCGTGAGCACGCTAGTGATGGTCGTGGCCGACCGTACCAGGGAAATCGGGATCTTGAAGGCTATGGGCATGACACGCGCCGGCATCCTCCGCGTCTTTGTATTGCAGGGTGCGTGGATCGGCGTGATGGGGACGGCGCTCGGCACAGTGCTCGGGGTGGCGCTTGCGCTCATCCTTGGTCGCTACGAACTGATCAAGATTCCACCCGATGTCTATTTCGTGGACCACTTGCCGGTTTCGCTGCAACTGGACGACGTCGGGAAGATCGTCGTGGCAAGTATCGTGGTCGCGTTCTTGGCGACGATCTACCCGGCGATCCAGGCGTCACGCCTCGAGCCGGTGGATGCGATCCGTCATGACTGA
- the lysS gene encoding lysine--tRNA ligase produces MEDLSQVLRVRREKLDALREQNIEPFAYNFSPSHASAALVTEFEAAEEAEALTEDGDGPRASIGGRIVGWRGHGKSAFAHIEDGHGRVQVYFKKNVIGDERFEELDLIDLGDWVGVEGPAFRTRTGEVTIRAESYTLLTKSLRPLPFGKVETDSETGERTVHSGFVNQEARYRQRYADLAVHPDVREVFKTRSRIITALRTFLDGEGFLEVETPVLQPLYGGASARPFVTKHHALDQEMYLRIADELYLKRLIVGGLDRVYEISKDFRNEGLSKVHNPEFTMLEWYQAFSDYEDQMDLVERMVLHVLDTVIGSRTVQHGEHEIHFAPPFKRLGLVSGLSDALGMDVHEMSDADLRAKAEELKVPDLDGAGRGKLIDKLFGELVEPGLIQPTFVIDHPKELSPLAKPHRNDPRLTERFEMYMAGAEIFNAFSELNDPVDQRERFEAQASLREAGDDEAQQIDDDYIRALEYGMPPTGGVGMGVDRLVMMLTNQASIRDVILFPILRNEE; encoded by the coding sequence ATGGAAGATCTAAGCCAGGTACTCCGCGTTCGCCGGGAGAAGCTCGACGCGTTGCGTGAGCAGAACATCGAGCCGTTCGCGTACAATTTTTCCCCATCCCATGCATCCGCTGCGCTCGTCACTGAGTTCGAGGCCGCTGAGGAAGCCGAGGCACTCACGGAGGATGGGGATGGACCTCGGGCGTCGATCGGGGGCCGAATCGTCGGATGGAGGGGGCATGGAAAGAGTGCCTTCGCCCACATCGAAGACGGACACGGACGTGTGCAGGTCTATTTCAAAAAGAACGTGATCGGCGACGAGCGCTTTGAAGAGCTGGATCTGATCGATCTTGGAGACTGGGTCGGAGTCGAAGGGCCTGCCTTCCGGACACGGACAGGTGAGGTCACGATCCGCGCTGAGTCCTACACCCTCCTGACCAAGTCGCTCAGGCCGCTGCCCTTCGGGAAGGTCGAAACGGATTCCGAGACGGGTGAGCGTACGGTGCACTCCGGCTTTGTGAACCAGGAGGCTAGATACCGTCAGCGCTACGCGGATCTCGCTGTACATCCGGACGTTCGTGAGGTGTTCAAGACGCGTTCACGGATCATCACAGCGCTACGCACGTTCTTGGATGGAGAGGGCTTTCTCGAGGTTGAGACACCGGTTCTCCAGCCGCTCTATGGTGGTGCGTCTGCTCGGCCTTTTGTTACGAAGCATCATGCTTTGGACCAAGAGATGTACCTCCGCATTGCGGACGAGCTGTACCTGAAGCGCCTGATCGTCGGCGGCTTGGACCGCGTCTACGAGATTTCGAAGGACTTCAGGAACGAGGGGCTCAGCAAGGTTCACAATCCTGAGTTCACCATGCTCGAATGGTACCAGGCGTTTTCGGACTATGAAGACCAGATGGACCTCGTGGAGCGAATGGTCTTGCACGTTTTGGACACAGTGATCGGCAGTCGGACCGTCCAGCACGGTGAGCACGAGATCCACTTCGCCCCCCCGTTCAAGCGTCTCGGTTTGGTGTCGGGGTTGTCCGACGCGTTGGGGATGGATGTTCACGAAATGAGTGATGCAGACCTGCGGGCCAAGGCCGAAGAGCTGAAGGTCCCTGATCTCGACGGTGCAGGGCGAGGGAAGCTCATCGACAAGCTGTTCGGAGAACTCGTGGAGCCCGGTCTCATTCAGCCGACCTTCGTGATCGATCACCCGAAGGAGCTGAGCCCGTTGGCAAAGCCTCACCGGAACGATCCGCGTCTTACGGAGCGGTTCGAGATGTACATGGCGGGCGCCGAGATCTTCAATGCGTTTTCCGAGTTGAACGACCCTGTCGATCAACGGGAACGCTTCGAGGCACAGGCGTCGCTTAGGGAGGCCGGTGACGATGAGGCCCAGCAGATCGACGACGACTACATCCGCGCCCTGGAGTACGGGATGCCGCCAACCGGAGGCGTGGGGATGGGCGTGGACCGGCTGGTGATGATGTTGACCAACCAGGCGTCGATTCGCGATGTGATTCTCTTCCCGATCCTCCGGAACGAAGAGTGA
- the prfB gene encoding peptide chain release factor 2, whose amino-acid sequence MSSGGIFDLSARQERLTILDQEMAQPGFWDNQEHAKGIIDESNRLKAWVEPWHALDEGVADLKTMAELLEEEADPDLEAEFVKELAAQVVAVESLELRTMLQGEDDHREAIITINPGAGGLESQDWAEMLMRMYSRWAERRGFSVEVMDLQPAEEGGIKSATLEINGESAYGFLKAEGGVHRLVRISPFDAQSRRHTSFASVFIYPQVDDDIEIEIDEGDLRVDTYRASGAGGQHVNKTDSAVRFTHGPTGIVVACQQERSQHKNRATAMKMLRAALYQHALLEKEKERAVLEATKQDIGWGSQIRSYVFQPYTMVNDHRTELKLTDVQRVMDGDLDPFIEAYLKMIGAPSED is encoded by the coding sequence GTGAGCTCAGGGGGTATCTTTGACCTCTCTGCACGCCAGGAACGCCTGACGATCCTCGATCAGGAGATGGCCCAGCCGGGCTTCTGGGACAATCAGGAGCACGCCAAGGGGATCATCGACGAGTCCAACCGTTTGAAAGCGTGGGTCGAGCCCTGGCACGCGCTCGACGAGGGTGTGGCTGACCTAAAGACGATGGCTGAGTTGCTCGAAGAAGAGGCGGACCCGGATCTCGAGGCCGAGTTCGTGAAAGAGCTGGCAGCCCAGGTGGTCGCGGTCGAGTCATTGGAACTCCGAACGATGCTTCAGGGGGAGGATGATCACCGTGAGGCGATCATCACGATCAACCCCGGCGCCGGTGGCCTAGAATCCCAGGACTGGGCTGAGATGCTGATGCGCATGTACAGCCGCTGGGCCGAGCGCCGCGGTTTTTCCGTCGAGGTGATGGACCTCCAGCCCGCGGAGGAAGGTGGAATCAAGTCGGCGACGCTCGAGATCAACGGGGAAAGTGCATACGGGTTTCTGAAGGCTGAAGGGGGAGTCCATCGACTCGTGCGGATTTCGCCCTTCGACGCACAATCCAGGCGCCACACATCGTTCGCGAGCGTCTTCATCTACCCGCAGGTGGATGACGACATCGAGATCGAGATCGACGAAGGTGACCTCAGAGTTGATACCTATCGGGCATCAGGTGCGGGTGGGCAGCACGTCAACAAGACCGACTCGGCGGTGCGATTCACGCATGGCCCAACGGGTATTGTGGTTGCCTGTCAGCAGGAGCGTTCTCAGCACAAGAATCGCGCGACTGCAATGAAGATGCTCCGGGCCGCGCTCTATCAGCACGCGCTCCTGGAAAAAGAAAAAGAGCGAGCTGTCCTAGAAGCCACCAAGCAGGATATCGGGTGGGGGAGCCAAATCCGCTCTTACGTGTTCCAACCGTACACGATGGTGAACGACCATCGCACCGAGTTGAAGCTCACCGACGTCCAAAGAGTGATGGACGGTGATCTCGATCCATTCATCGAAGCCTATCTGAAAATGATCGGGGCTCCGTCGGAGGATTAG
- a CDS encoding zinc-ribbon domain-containing protein produces the protein MVITVECPTCSATFPVDPNKIPEAGVNARCSSCGHVIRVERPKPVEEAPVVPEVAVDATPEPIAEAEPEPEPEPEPVVEEAPEAEAAYEVELADEAQVVTEAPSSVDRESEPALYSEPEVIEAVVDPVTEDAPPDEDSGIVDSPDDWVIEPEVSVDPDDVEISPEGRGRMPFRHLHVETALTEDTMSSGRFFGGESATEEPAAQEAPPEPSFGEPPAAESEEDLPSFGAEPAVDDSDDGLPSFGEAPVTEGEEALPSFGAEPVAEEPADELPSFGEVSVVEDVAAPEPEEAAPAVRGFTFGKRDPKEKAKRLARVLVSDMISYNADRHMNAVASGTLKEDFEEEIDKSWKEYVEQVGPEMAEGDGQGFWREALNDVLAEGESIF, from the coding sequence ATGGTCATCACGGTCGAATGCCCGACTTGTAGTGCCACATTCCCAGTAGACCCGAACAAGATCCCGGAAGCGGGCGTCAACGCGCGTTGTAGTTCGTGCGGTCACGTGATTCGAGTCGAGCGTCCGAAGCCTGTTGAAGAGGCGCCGGTCGTACCGGAGGTCGCGGTCGATGCTACGCCCGAACCGATCGCTGAAGCTGAGCCGGAACCCGAGCCCGAGCCGGAACCTGTCGTGGAGGAGGCACCGGAGGCAGAAGCGGCATACGAGGTTGAGCTGGCTGACGAGGCTCAAGTCGTGACAGAAGCACCTTCCAGCGTGGACCGTGAGTCCGAGCCTGCCTTGTATTCGGAGCCGGAGGTCATCGAGGCCGTAGTCGACCCGGTGACCGAGGACGCGCCCCCGGACGAAGACAGTGGCATCGTGGACTCGCCCGATGATTGGGTGATCGAGCCCGAAGTGTCGGTAGATCCGGATGATGTCGAGATCAGTCCCGAGGGCCGAGGTCGGATGCCATTTCGCCATCTCCATGTGGAGACCGCCCTGACTGAAGACACGATGTCTTCGGGGCGGTTCTTCGGAGGTGAATCCGCGACCGAGGAACCGGCTGCACAAGAAGCTCCCCCGGAGCCGTCGTTCGGCGAACCGCCCGCGGCGGAGTCAGAAGAGGACCTTCCCTCGTTCGGTGCCGAGCCGGCGGTCGATGACTCCGACGACGGCTTGCCCTCGTTCGGAGAAGCGCCTGTCACGGAGGGTGAAGAAGCACTGCCATCATTCGGCGCGGAGCCCGTTGCTGAGGAGCCCGCAGACGAATTGCCGTCGTTCGGCGAGGTCTCCGTCGTTGAAGATGTCGCCGCCCCAGAACCGGAGGAGGCAGCGCCTGCAGTCAGGGGCTTCACGTTCGGAAAACGGGATCCCAAAGAGAAGGCGAAACGCCTCGCTCGGGTGCTGGTTTCAGACATGATCAGCTACAACGCGGATCGGCACATGAACGCCGTAGCGAGTGGGACGCTGAAAGAGGACTTTGAGGAAGAAATCGACAAGTCGTGGAAGGAATACGTCGAGCAGGTGGGCCCGGAAATGGCGGAGGGCGACGGCCAGGGCTTCTGGCGCGAAGCTCTGAACGACGTGTTGGCTGAGGGAGAGTCCATCTTCTAG